A single region of the Sciurus carolinensis chromosome 16, mSciCar1.2, whole genome shotgun sequence genome encodes:
- the Taf1c gene encoding TATA box-binding protein-associated factor RNA polymerase I subunit C isoform X2, translating to MDFPSSLCPSLFTAGPLGTSDAPDLSFMCSWRDALTLPESQPQDAKDAVLHLATNLLWEPVVPGPLPLLPPAPDPWDPGVTAQDLLFRGGYHYRRQPQVVLDVTEQLSRFLWDHGDIAFAPLGKLMLENFKLEGARSRSKKMTVVSVKRLLQDLGGHQPWGCPWACISHRQRRFSILGGPVLNRSVSSLLGKLLHEELTLRWERLLLDEAFTGGALAWVPGRTARVGQMVYPAGGALDKLCFQEVSLTSGGNPRVLGDPGCIQLQGPVRQVVTCTVQGETLLAVRSDYHCAVWKVSKQEPPTPLQVLQVEKGATGISLSPHLPGELAICSRSGAVCLWTPEDGLQQVYKDSETLVFRDPSPWRWADFTAHPRVLTVGDRTGVKIVDTQGPPGCGLLLFRGGAEASCQKGERVLVTQYLGQANSGCLPPTLHLVCTQLSLYLMDERLPLVPVLKWDHGLPSPPLLTRLLPPPGPGCPQPLLLGGQGGQLQLLHLTGAGSSTPRLAGPPQSLPSRTSSLSAFPLLEPKSQGQLQERLKAPTIGLAATVTHCASVPVLLVFQLSEAGDVFFQPFRLHRDPEPPGDPRPTCPAPEATASPQDPTPKPPTPSWTSQAITRCSRWLEALLEVPPAPAVWVAPTFSHRRLVGRMEPQKDEGRVPQGLRAAMAEERLLQRRDLGSPPRAEPPPAPESGPQDELTERLGAAWEGQGAAWWEKRQGRTSGPEGRARRPKRRSQLSNTFSSLTSGLDLPDASSPPRSPNQTSSEARPHPTGTPHSQELSQELWPQGIPSERRQTLRSYMAKLPLPKDTPGHSPTPASQQHTPALTGSRPHRKKPRMGF from the exons ATGGACTTCCCCAGCTCCCTCTGTCCCTCGTTGTTTACGGCTGGCCCCCTTGGTACAAGCGATGCCCCTGACCTGTCCTTCATGTGCAGCTGGAGAGATGCCCTGACACTGCCAGAGTCCCAGCCCCAGGATGCCAAG GATGCCGTACTGCACTTGGCCACGAACCTGCTGTGGGAGCCTGTGGTGCCTGGGCCcctgcctctgctgcctcctgctCCTG ATCCCTGGGACCCTGGTGTGACTGCCCAGGACCTCCTTTTCCGAGGAGGTTACCACTACCGGAGACAGCCCCAGGTGGTGCTGGATGTTACTGAGCAG CTCAGCCGGTTCCTGTGGGATCATGGGGACATAGCCTTTGCACCACTGGGGAAGCTGATGCTGGAAAATTTCAAACTGGAGGGCGCCCGC AGCCGCTCCAAGAAGATGACAGTGGTCAGCGTGAAGAGGCTGCTGCAGGACCTTGGTGGACACCAGCCCTGGGG GTGTCCCTGGGCATGCATCAGCCATCGGCAGCGCCGCTTCTCCATCCTCGGGGGCCCAGTGCTGAACAGGTCGGTTTCCAGCCTCCTGGGCAAGCTGCTGCATGAGGAGCTGACCCTGCGCTGGGAGCGGCTACTCCTGGACGAGGCCTTCACCGGGGGCGCCTTGGCCTGGGTGCCTGGAAGGACAGCGCGGGTGGGCCAGATGGTCTACCCTGCAGGAGGTGCCCTGGACAAGCTGT GTTTCCAGGAGGTCAGTCTGACGTCAGGTGGCAATCCTCGGGTCCTTGGGGACCCTGGGTGCATCCAGCTACAGGGACCTGTCCGGCAGGTGGTGACCTGCACTGTCCAGGGAGAAA CTCTGCTGGCCGTCCGCTCCGACTACCACTGTGCCGTGTGGAAGGTCAGTAAGCAGGAACCACCGACGCCCCTGCAGGTGCTGCAGGTCGAGAAGGGGGCCACGGGGATCAGTCTCAG CCCTCACCTGCCCGGGGAGCTGGCCATCTGTAGCCGTTCTGGAGCCGTCTGTCTGTGGACCCCTGAGGACGG GCTGCAGCAGGTCTACAAGGACTCCGAGACGCTTGTGTTCCGGGACCCTTCTCCCTGGCGCTGGGCCGACTTCACTGCCCACCCTCGGGTGCTAACTGTGGGTGACCGCACTGGGGTGAAGATAGTGGACACTCAG GGCCCACCAGGCTGCGGACTGCTGCTTTTCCGTGGGGGAGCAGAGGCCTCCTGTCAGAAAGGAGAACGTGTCCTGGTCACCCAGTACCTGGGGCAGGCCAACTCTGgctgccttcctcccaccctccatcTCGTCTGTACCCAG ctCTCGCTCTACCTGATGGACGAGCGCCTGCCCCTGGTGCCGGTGCTGAAGTGGGACCACGGCCTCCCTTCCCCGCCCCTGCTGACCCGCCTGCTGCCTCCACCCGGCCCTGGCTGCCCGCAACCCTTGCTCCTGGGAGGCCAGGGGGGGCAGCTGCAGCTGCTGCACCTCACAG GAGCGGGGTCCTCCACACCCCGGCTGGCAGGACCCCCCCAGTCTCTTCCCTCCAGGACCAGTTCTCTCTCCGCATTTCCCCTCCTGGAACCCAAGAGCCAGGGGCAGTTGCAGGAGCGTCTCAAAGCTCCAACCATAG GTCTGGCCGCCACTGTCACACACTGTGCTTCTGTGCCAGTCCTGTTGGTCTTCCAACTCTCCGAGGCTGGAGACGTCTTCTTCCAGCCCTTCCGCCTCCACCGAGACCCCGAGCCTCCTGGTGACCCCAGGCCCACCTGCCCTGCACCTGAGGCCACAGCATCCCCCCAGGACCCAACTCCCAAGCCTCCCACACCCTCCTGGACTTCCCAGGCCATCACCCGCTGCAGCCGCTGGCTGGAGGCCCTGCTGGAGGTGCCCCCTGCTCCTGCTGTGTGGGTTGCACCCACCTTCTCCCACCGCCGCCTGGTAGGCCGCATGGAGCCACAAAAAGATGAAGGGAGAGTGCCACAGGGCCTCCGGGCAGCCATGGCCGAAGAGCGGCTCCTGCAGCGGAGGGACCTGGGCTCACCACCCAGGGCAGAGCCGCCCCCTGCACCCGAGTCAGGCCCACAGGATGAGCTCACTGAGCGTTTGGGGGCTGCCTGGGAAGGCCAGGGGGCTGCTTGGTGGGAGAAGCGGCAGGGCAGGACCTCTGGGCCTGAGGGACGGGCCAGGCGGCCCAAACGCCGGAGCCAGCTCTCTAACACGTTCTCCTCACTCACCAGCGGCTTGGACCTCCCAGATGCCAGCAGCCCCCCTCGCAGCCCAAACCAGACATCCTCAGAGGCCAGGCCTCACCCCACAGGGACCCCGCACTCCCAGGAGCTGAGCCAGGAGCTGTGGCCCCAAGGCATCCCCTCAGAGCGGCGGCAAACCCTCCGCAGCTACATGGCCAAGCTCCCACTTCCAAAGGACACCCCAGGACATAGCCCAACACCCGCCtcccagcagcacacacctgcCCTGACTGGCTCACGGCCCCACAGGAAGAAGCCACGAATGGGTTTCTGA
- the Taf1c gene encoding TATA box-binding protein-associated factor RNA polymerase I subunit C isoform X1 has translation MDFPSSLCPSLFTAGPLGTSDAPDLSFMCSWRDALTLPESQPQDAKDAVLHLATNLLWEPVVPGPLPLLPPAPDPWDPGVTAQDLLFRGGYHYRRQPQVVLDVTEQLSRFLWDHGDIAFAPLGKLMLENFKLEGARSRSKKMTVVSVKRLLQDLGGHQPWGCPWACISHRQRRFSILGGPVLNRSVSSLLGKLLHEELTLRWERLLLDEAFTGGALAWVPGRTARVGQMVYPAGGALDKLCFQEVSLTSGGNPRVLGDPGCIQLQGPVRQVVTCTVQGETLLAVRSDYHCAVWKVSKQEPPTPLQVLQVEKGATGISLSPHLPGELAICSRSGAVCLWTPEDGPPDTLPQLAISPRLQQVYKDSETLVFRDPSPWRWADFTAHPRVLTVGDRTGVKIVDTQGPPGCGLLLFRGGAEASCQKGERVLVTQYLGQANSGCLPPTLHLVCTQLSLYLMDERLPLVPVLKWDHGLPSPPLLTRLLPPPGPGCPQPLLLGGQGGQLQLLHLTGAGSSTPRLAGPPQSLPSRTSSLSAFPLLEPKSQGQLQERLKAPTIGLAATVTHCASVPVLLVFQLSEAGDVFFQPFRLHRDPEPPGDPRPTCPAPEATASPQDPTPKPPTPSWTSQAITRCSRWLEALLEVPPAPAVWVAPTFSHRRLVGRMEPQKDEGRVPQGLRAAMAEERLLQRRDLGSPPRAEPPPAPESGPQDELTERLGAAWEGQGAAWWEKRQGRTSGPEGRARRPKRRSQLSNTFSSLTSGLDLPDASSPPRSPNQTSSEARPHPTGTPHSQELSQELWPQGIPSERRQTLRSYMAKLPLPKDTPGHSPTPASQQHTPALTGSRPHRKKPRMGF, from the exons ATGGACTTCCCCAGCTCCCTCTGTCCCTCGTTGTTTACGGCTGGCCCCCTTGGTACAAGCGATGCCCCTGACCTGTCCTTCATGTGCAGCTGGAGAGATGCCCTGACACTGCCAGAGTCCCAGCCCCAGGATGCCAAG GATGCCGTACTGCACTTGGCCACGAACCTGCTGTGGGAGCCTGTGGTGCCTGGGCCcctgcctctgctgcctcctgctCCTG ATCCCTGGGACCCTGGTGTGACTGCCCAGGACCTCCTTTTCCGAGGAGGTTACCACTACCGGAGACAGCCCCAGGTGGTGCTGGATGTTACTGAGCAG CTCAGCCGGTTCCTGTGGGATCATGGGGACATAGCCTTTGCACCACTGGGGAAGCTGATGCTGGAAAATTTCAAACTGGAGGGCGCCCGC AGCCGCTCCAAGAAGATGACAGTGGTCAGCGTGAAGAGGCTGCTGCAGGACCTTGGTGGACACCAGCCCTGGGG GTGTCCCTGGGCATGCATCAGCCATCGGCAGCGCCGCTTCTCCATCCTCGGGGGCCCAGTGCTGAACAGGTCGGTTTCCAGCCTCCTGGGCAAGCTGCTGCATGAGGAGCTGACCCTGCGCTGGGAGCGGCTACTCCTGGACGAGGCCTTCACCGGGGGCGCCTTGGCCTGGGTGCCTGGAAGGACAGCGCGGGTGGGCCAGATGGTCTACCCTGCAGGAGGTGCCCTGGACAAGCTGT GTTTCCAGGAGGTCAGTCTGACGTCAGGTGGCAATCCTCGGGTCCTTGGGGACCCTGGGTGCATCCAGCTACAGGGACCTGTCCGGCAGGTGGTGACCTGCACTGTCCAGGGAGAAA CTCTGCTGGCCGTCCGCTCCGACTACCACTGTGCCGTGTGGAAGGTCAGTAAGCAGGAACCACCGACGCCCCTGCAGGTGCTGCAGGTCGAGAAGGGGGCCACGGGGATCAGTCTCAG CCCTCACCTGCCCGGGGAGCTGGCCATCTGTAGCCGTTCTGGAGCCGTCTGTCTGTGGACCCCTGAGGACGG ACCCCCAGACACCCTCCCACAGCTTGCCATCTCCCCAAGGCTGCAGCAGGTCTACAAGGACTCCGAGACGCTTGTGTTCCGGGACCCTTCTCCCTGGCGCTGGGCCGACTTCACTGCCCACCCTCGGGTGCTAACTGTGGGTGACCGCACTGGGGTGAAGATAGTGGACACTCAG GGCCCACCAGGCTGCGGACTGCTGCTTTTCCGTGGGGGAGCAGAGGCCTCCTGTCAGAAAGGAGAACGTGTCCTGGTCACCCAGTACCTGGGGCAGGCCAACTCTGgctgccttcctcccaccctccatcTCGTCTGTACCCAG ctCTCGCTCTACCTGATGGACGAGCGCCTGCCCCTGGTGCCGGTGCTGAAGTGGGACCACGGCCTCCCTTCCCCGCCCCTGCTGACCCGCCTGCTGCCTCCACCCGGCCCTGGCTGCCCGCAACCCTTGCTCCTGGGAGGCCAGGGGGGGCAGCTGCAGCTGCTGCACCTCACAG GAGCGGGGTCCTCCACACCCCGGCTGGCAGGACCCCCCCAGTCTCTTCCCTCCAGGACCAGTTCTCTCTCCGCATTTCCCCTCCTGGAACCCAAGAGCCAGGGGCAGTTGCAGGAGCGTCTCAAAGCTCCAACCATAG GTCTGGCCGCCACTGTCACACACTGTGCTTCTGTGCCAGTCCTGTTGGTCTTCCAACTCTCCGAGGCTGGAGACGTCTTCTTCCAGCCCTTCCGCCTCCACCGAGACCCCGAGCCTCCTGGTGACCCCAGGCCCACCTGCCCTGCACCTGAGGCCACAGCATCCCCCCAGGACCCAACTCCCAAGCCTCCCACACCCTCCTGGACTTCCCAGGCCATCACCCGCTGCAGCCGCTGGCTGGAGGCCCTGCTGGAGGTGCCCCCTGCTCCTGCTGTGTGGGTTGCACCCACCTTCTCCCACCGCCGCCTGGTAGGCCGCATGGAGCCACAAAAAGATGAAGGGAGAGTGCCACAGGGCCTCCGGGCAGCCATGGCCGAAGAGCGGCTCCTGCAGCGGAGGGACCTGGGCTCACCACCCAGGGCAGAGCCGCCCCCTGCACCCGAGTCAGGCCCACAGGATGAGCTCACTGAGCGTTTGGGGGCTGCCTGGGAAGGCCAGGGGGCTGCTTGGTGGGAGAAGCGGCAGGGCAGGACCTCTGGGCCTGAGGGACGGGCCAGGCGGCCCAAACGCCGGAGCCAGCTCTCTAACACGTTCTCCTCACTCACCAGCGGCTTGGACCTCCCAGATGCCAGCAGCCCCCCTCGCAGCCCAAACCAGACATCCTCAGAGGCCAGGCCTCACCCCACAGGGACCCCGCACTCCCAGGAGCTGAGCCAGGAGCTGTGGCCCCAAGGCATCCCCTCAGAGCGGCGGCAAACCCTCCGCAGCTACATGGCCAAGCTCCCACTTCCAAAGGACACCCCAGGACATAGCCCAACACCCGCCtcccagcagcacacacctgcCCTGACTGGCTCACGGCCCCACAGGAAGAAGCCACGAATGGGTTTCTGA
- the Taf1c gene encoding TATA box-binding protein-associated factor RNA polymerase I subunit C isoform X3 yields the protein MPRMPYCTWPRTCCGSLWCLGPCLCCLLLLQVELHGLGLCIVTWPLLPQLSRFLWDHGDIAFAPLGKLMLENFKLEGARSRSKKMTVVSVKRLLQDLGGHQPWGCPWACISHRQRRFSILGGPVLNRSVSSLLGKLLHEELTLRWERLLLDEAFTGGALAWVPGRTARVGQMVYPAGGALDKLCFQEVSLTSGGNPRVLGDPGCIQLQGPVRQVVTCTVQGETLLAVRSDYHCAVWKVSKQEPPTPLQVLQVEKGATGISLSPHLPGELAICSRSGAVCLWTPEDGPPDTLPQLAISPRLQQVYKDSETLVFRDPSPWRWADFTAHPRVLTVGDRTGVKIVDTQGPPGCGLLLFRGGAEASCQKGERVLVTQYLGQANSGCLPPTLHLVCTQLSLYLMDERLPLVPVLKWDHGLPSPPLLTRLLPPPGPGCPQPLLLGGQGGQLQLLHLTGAGSSTPRLAGPPQSLPSRTSSLSAFPLLEPKSQGQLQERLKAPTIGLAATVTHCASVPVLLVFQLSEAGDVFFQPFRLHRDPEPPGDPRPTCPAPEATASPQDPTPKPPTPSWTSQAITRCSRWLEALLEVPPAPAVWVAPTFSHRRLVGRMEPQKDEGRVPQGLRAAMAEERLLQRRDLGSPPRAEPPPAPESGPQDELTERLGAAWEGQGAAWWEKRQGRTSGPEGRARRPKRRSQLSNTFSSLTSGLDLPDASSPPRSPNQTSSEARPHPTGTPHSQELSQELWPQGIPSERRQTLRSYMAKLPLPKDTPGHSPTPASQQHTPALTGSRPHRKKPRMGF from the exons ATGCCAAG GATGCCGTACTGCACTTGGCCACGAACCTGCTGTGGGAGCCTGTGGTGCCTGGGCCcctgcctctgctgcctcctgctCCTG CAGGTAGAGCTTCATGGCCTGGGGCTGTGCATCGTGACCTGGCCCCTCCTTCCCCAGCTCAGCCGGTTCCTGTGGGATCATGGGGACATAGCCTTTGCACCACTGGGGAAGCTGATGCTGGAAAATTTCAAACTGGAGGGCGCCCGC AGCCGCTCCAAGAAGATGACAGTGGTCAGCGTGAAGAGGCTGCTGCAGGACCTTGGTGGACACCAGCCCTGGGG GTGTCCCTGGGCATGCATCAGCCATCGGCAGCGCCGCTTCTCCATCCTCGGGGGCCCAGTGCTGAACAGGTCGGTTTCCAGCCTCCTGGGCAAGCTGCTGCATGAGGAGCTGACCCTGCGCTGGGAGCGGCTACTCCTGGACGAGGCCTTCACCGGGGGCGCCTTGGCCTGGGTGCCTGGAAGGACAGCGCGGGTGGGCCAGATGGTCTACCCTGCAGGAGGTGCCCTGGACAAGCTGT GTTTCCAGGAGGTCAGTCTGACGTCAGGTGGCAATCCTCGGGTCCTTGGGGACCCTGGGTGCATCCAGCTACAGGGACCTGTCCGGCAGGTGGTGACCTGCACTGTCCAGGGAGAAA CTCTGCTGGCCGTCCGCTCCGACTACCACTGTGCCGTGTGGAAGGTCAGTAAGCAGGAACCACCGACGCCCCTGCAGGTGCTGCAGGTCGAGAAGGGGGCCACGGGGATCAGTCTCAG CCCTCACCTGCCCGGGGAGCTGGCCATCTGTAGCCGTTCTGGAGCCGTCTGTCTGTGGACCCCTGAGGACGG ACCCCCAGACACCCTCCCACAGCTTGCCATCTCCCCAAGGCTGCAGCAGGTCTACAAGGACTCCGAGACGCTTGTGTTCCGGGACCCTTCTCCCTGGCGCTGGGCCGACTTCACTGCCCACCCTCGGGTGCTAACTGTGGGTGACCGCACTGGGGTGAAGATAGTGGACACTCAG GGCCCACCAGGCTGCGGACTGCTGCTTTTCCGTGGGGGAGCAGAGGCCTCCTGTCAGAAAGGAGAACGTGTCCTGGTCACCCAGTACCTGGGGCAGGCCAACTCTGgctgccttcctcccaccctccatcTCGTCTGTACCCAG ctCTCGCTCTACCTGATGGACGAGCGCCTGCCCCTGGTGCCGGTGCTGAAGTGGGACCACGGCCTCCCTTCCCCGCCCCTGCTGACCCGCCTGCTGCCTCCACCCGGCCCTGGCTGCCCGCAACCCTTGCTCCTGGGAGGCCAGGGGGGGCAGCTGCAGCTGCTGCACCTCACAG GAGCGGGGTCCTCCACACCCCGGCTGGCAGGACCCCCCCAGTCTCTTCCCTCCAGGACCAGTTCTCTCTCCGCATTTCCCCTCCTGGAACCCAAGAGCCAGGGGCAGTTGCAGGAGCGTCTCAAAGCTCCAACCATAG GTCTGGCCGCCACTGTCACACACTGTGCTTCTGTGCCAGTCCTGTTGGTCTTCCAACTCTCCGAGGCTGGAGACGTCTTCTTCCAGCCCTTCCGCCTCCACCGAGACCCCGAGCCTCCTGGTGACCCCAGGCCCACCTGCCCTGCACCTGAGGCCACAGCATCCCCCCAGGACCCAACTCCCAAGCCTCCCACACCCTCCTGGACTTCCCAGGCCATCACCCGCTGCAGCCGCTGGCTGGAGGCCCTGCTGGAGGTGCCCCCTGCTCCTGCTGTGTGGGTTGCACCCACCTTCTCCCACCGCCGCCTGGTAGGCCGCATGGAGCCACAAAAAGATGAAGGGAGAGTGCCACAGGGCCTCCGGGCAGCCATGGCCGAAGAGCGGCTCCTGCAGCGGAGGGACCTGGGCTCACCACCCAGGGCAGAGCCGCCCCCTGCACCCGAGTCAGGCCCACAGGATGAGCTCACTGAGCGTTTGGGGGCTGCCTGGGAAGGCCAGGGGGCTGCTTGGTGGGAGAAGCGGCAGGGCAGGACCTCTGGGCCTGAGGGACGGGCCAGGCGGCCCAAACGCCGGAGCCAGCTCTCTAACACGTTCTCCTCACTCACCAGCGGCTTGGACCTCCCAGATGCCAGCAGCCCCCCTCGCAGCCCAAACCAGACATCCTCAGAGGCCAGGCCTCACCCCACAGGGACCCCGCACTCCCAGGAGCTGAGCCAGGAGCTGTGGCCCCAAGGCATCCCCTCAGAGCGGCGGCAAACCCTCCGCAGCTACATGGCCAAGCTCCCACTTCCAAAGGACACCCCAGGACATAGCCCAACACCCGCCtcccagcagcacacacctgcCCTGACTGGCTCACGGCCCCACAGGAAGAAGCCACGAATGGGTTTCTGA
- the Taf1c gene encoding TATA box-binding protein-associated factor RNA polymerase I subunit C isoform X4, whose product MPRMPYCTWPRTCCGSLWCLGPCLCCLLLLVELHGLGLCIVTWPLLPQLSRFLWDHGDIAFAPLGKLMLENFKLEGARSRSKKMTVVSVKRLLQDLGGHQPWGCPWACISHRQRRFSILGGPVLNRSVSSLLGKLLHEELTLRWERLLLDEAFTGGALAWVPGRTARVGQMVYPAGGALDKLCFQEVSLTSGGNPRVLGDPGCIQLQGPVRQVVTCTVQGETLLAVRSDYHCAVWKVSKQEPPTPLQVLQVEKGATGISLSPHLPGELAICSRSGAVCLWTPEDGPPDTLPQLAISPRLQQVYKDSETLVFRDPSPWRWADFTAHPRVLTVGDRTGVKIVDTQGPPGCGLLLFRGGAEASCQKGERVLVTQYLGQANSGCLPPTLHLVCTQLSLYLMDERLPLVPVLKWDHGLPSPPLLTRLLPPPGPGCPQPLLLGGQGGQLQLLHLTGAGSSTPRLAGPPQSLPSRTSSLSAFPLLEPKSQGQLQERLKAPTIGLAATVTHCASVPVLLVFQLSEAGDVFFQPFRLHRDPEPPGDPRPTCPAPEATASPQDPTPKPPTPSWTSQAITRCSRWLEALLEVPPAPAVWVAPTFSHRRLVGRMEPQKDEGRVPQGLRAAMAEERLLQRRDLGSPPRAEPPPAPESGPQDELTERLGAAWEGQGAAWWEKRQGRTSGPEGRARRPKRRSQLSNTFSSLTSGLDLPDASSPPRSPNQTSSEARPHPTGTPHSQELSQELWPQGIPSERRQTLRSYMAKLPLPKDTPGHSPTPASQQHTPALTGSRPHRKKPRMGF is encoded by the exons ATGCCAAG GATGCCGTACTGCACTTGGCCACGAACCTGCTGTGGGAGCCTGTGGTGCCTGGGCCcctgcctctgctgcctcctgctCCTG GTAGAGCTTCATGGCCTGGGGCTGTGCATCGTGACCTGGCCCCTCCTTCCCCAGCTCAGCCGGTTCCTGTGGGATCATGGGGACATAGCCTTTGCACCACTGGGGAAGCTGATGCTGGAAAATTTCAAACTGGAGGGCGCCCGC AGCCGCTCCAAGAAGATGACAGTGGTCAGCGTGAAGAGGCTGCTGCAGGACCTTGGTGGACACCAGCCCTGGGG GTGTCCCTGGGCATGCATCAGCCATCGGCAGCGCCGCTTCTCCATCCTCGGGGGCCCAGTGCTGAACAGGTCGGTTTCCAGCCTCCTGGGCAAGCTGCTGCATGAGGAGCTGACCCTGCGCTGGGAGCGGCTACTCCTGGACGAGGCCTTCACCGGGGGCGCCTTGGCCTGGGTGCCTGGAAGGACAGCGCGGGTGGGCCAGATGGTCTACCCTGCAGGAGGTGCCCTGGACAAGCTGT GTTTCCAGGAGGTCAGTCTGACGTCAGGTGGCAATCCTCGGGTCCTTGGGGACCCTGGGTGCATCCAGCTACAGGGACCTGTCCGGCAGGTGGTGACCTGCACTGTCCAGGGAGAAA CTCTGCTGGCCGTCCGCTCCGACTACCACTGTGCCGTGTGGAAGGTCAGTAAGCAGGAACCACCGACGCCCCTGCAGGTGCTGCAGGTCGAGAAGGGGGCCACGGGGATCAGTCTCAG CCCTCACCTGCCCGGGGAGCTGGCCATCTGTAGCCGTTCTGGAGCCGTCTGTCTGTGGACCCCTGAGGACGG ACCCCCAGACACCCTCCCACAGCTTGCCATCTCCCCAAGGCTGCAGCAGGTCTACAAGGACTCCGAGACGCTTGTGTTCCGGGACCCTTCTCCCTGGCGCTGGGCCGACTTCACTGCCCACCCTCGGGTGCTAACTGTGGGTGACCGCACTGGGGTGAAGATAGTGGACACTCAG GGCCCACCAGGCTGCGGACTGCTGCTTTTCCGTGGGGGAGCAGAGGCCTCCTGTCAGAAAGGAGAACGTGTCCTGGTCACCCAGTACCTGGGGCAGGCCAACTCTGgctgccttcctcccaccctccatcTCGTCTGTACCCAG ctCTCGCTCTACCTGATGGACGAGCGCCTGCCCCTGGTGCCGGTGCTGAAGTGGGACCACGGCCTCCCTTCCCCGCCCCTGCTGACCCGCCTGCTGCCTCCACCCGGCCCTGGCTGCCCGCAACCCTTGCTCCTGGGAGGCCAGGGGGGGCAGCTGCAGCTGCTGCACCTCACAG GAGCGGGGTCCTCCACACCCCGGCTGGCAGGACCCCCCCAGTCTCTTCCCTCCAGGACCAGTTCTCTCTCCGCATTTCCCCTCCTGGAACCCAAGAGCCAGGGGCAGTTGCAGGAGCGTCTCAAAGCTCCAACCATAG GTCTGGCCGCCACTGTCACACACTGTGCTTCTGTGCCAGTCCTGTTGGTCTTCCAACTCTCCGAGGCTGGAGACGTCTTCTTCCAGCCCTTCCGCCTCCACCGAGACCCCGAGCCTCCTGGTGACCCCAGGCCCACCTGCCCTGCACCTGAGGCCACAGCATCCCCCCAGGACCCAACTCCCAAGCCTCCCACACCCTCCTGGACTTCCCAGGCCATCACCCGCTGCAGCCGCTGGCTGGAGGCCCTGCTGGAGGTGCCCCCTGCTCCTGCTGTGTGGGTTGCACCCACCTTCTCCCACCGCCGCCTGGTAGGCCGCATGGAGCCACAAAAAGATGAAGGGAGAGTGCCACAGGGCCTCCGGGCAGCCATGGCCGAAGAGCGGCTCCTGCAGCGGAGGGACCTGGGCTCACCACCCAGGGCAGAGCCGCCCCCTGCACCCGAGTCAGGCCCACAGGATGAGCTCACTGAGCGTTTGGGGGCTGCCTGGGAAGGCCAGGGGGCTGCTTGGTGGGAGAAGCGGCAGGGCAGGACCTCTGGGCCTGAGGGACGGGCCAGGCGGCCCAAACGCCGGAGCCAGCTCTCTAACACGTTCTCCTCACTCACCAGCGGCTTGGACCTCCCAGATGCCAGCAGCCCCCCTCGCAGCCCAAACCAGACATCCTCAGAGGCCAGGCCTCACCCCACAGGGACCCCGCACTCCCAGGAGCTGAGCCAGGAGCTGTGGCCCCAAGGCATCCCCTCAGAGCGGCGGCAAACCCTCCGCAGCTACATGGCCAAGCTCCCACTTCCAAAGGACACCCCAGGACATAGCCCAACACCCGCCtcccagcagcacacacctgcCCTGACTGGCTCACGGCCCCACAGGAAGAAGCCACGAATGGGTTTCTGA